GATCTGTGGTACGAAAAATCTGGAGAGCTAATCGAATTGAAGGCAGGAGGCTCTGTCCGGGGATCAAAGTACTCCTATACAGGTGATGGTTCGATCGCTTTCTATAAGCTTGTGCCAGACGGTGCTGGCGGAAGCAGGCGGGTACTTCAAGGACAGGCTTCAATCCCTGAGGGAATTGACCAAGCTTTGCTTTGTTTTTTTCCAAATGCACGGCCAGCACAAGGTAAGCTGCCCTGGAATATTTATATAATGGACGACAGTATCACTGCTTTCGGTGGGGGTGACATTCGCTTTGTGAATTTTAGCAGTCAACCTGTTGTTGGTGTGCTTGATGGTGAGACGCTTCGTCTTAAACCCGGCGCTTTGGAAACAGTCGTGCCTGATTCGAATAAGGAAAAAGGTGTTGGAGTAAAACTGGCTGCCTATCTCGGAGAGAAATGGGAACCGTTTTTCAGCGCCAGATGGCCATATCGGGAAAAAGTGCGTTTGCTCGTGCTTTTTCTGCCTGATGAAAGCACAGGCAAGGTATCGATGAAAGCGATACCGCAGCCAGTAAGGAATGCCAGCTAAACAAGCTGTCCACTCTATTTCAAAAGTGATGAATCCTTGTAATATGAATAAATTGTATCTGGCCTCGGCCTGGTATCCGGAACAGTTTCCGAAGGAAACCTGGAGCGAAGATCTCAGGACAATGAAGCAGTTAGGGCTTAATACCGTGCGAGTTGGTGAATTTGCATGGTCCTGTCTCGAACCCAGTGAAGGATTGTATGAAACGGATTGGCTTGTTGAAGCCATGGACTTGCTTGCCGAATACGAGATCGATTGTGTTCTTTGCACGCCGACAGCGACTCCACCATTATGGTTGCTGCAACGCTATCCGGAAATCGGATATGTGGAACCAGATGGTTATCGTCATAAACATGGAGCCCGACAACATGCCTCTTACAACAGCCCGATTTTTCGTTCTTATGCCAGTAAGATCACTGATGTTGTTGCCAGGCAGTTTGGCAATCATCGGGCTTTACTGGCCTGGCAGATTGATAACGAACTGGGATCTCATCAACGCCGTTGCTTTAGCGAAGACTCGGCAAAGAAATGGCACGTATGGCTTAAGCAACGATATGGGACAATTGAAGCGTTGAATGAAGCTTGGCGAACGGTAATATGGAGCCAGCGTTACTCGAGTTTCGAGGATGTACCGCAGCCTTATGATTTGTGCTATTATTCGCATAATTTCGCAGTTACTTTAAACTATCGGCGTTTTATGGCAGATGCGATTGCTGAGTTTCAACATGAGCAAGCATCTATTGTTAGAGAATATAGCAAGGCACCGATTACACATAATAGCACGGCCAGAACTGATGACTGGCGGTTGAGTCGTACATTGGACTTTCCGTCATCCGATCTCTATACCAGTAATCAGACACCCACCAGTATTCACTTTCGCTTTGATTCAATGCGGAACATATTACCGGGAAAGCCGTTTTGGACAATGGAAACATCGTGTGAAGGCTTCATCGATGGTGAGCTGTTTAAGGAAGGTTGGATTGGTTGTTTTAGTTTCCTCAATTATGTGATGGGAGGAAATGGCCTTGGTTACTGGCCATGGAAGCAGCAACCCGGAGGCTCTGAAATTATCAACAATTCCATTGTCTATAGTAATGGTCAACCAGCTACGGGTTGGCAAAATGTTGAGGAGTCTGTTGAAGTAAAGAAACAATTAGAGCCTGTTTTAGAGAAATATCGCCCGCTCAAGGCGGAGGTTGTTTGTGTTCGTTCCGAGGTGAACGGAACTTACTTTTTCGAGGATAAAGCTGGAGGATTGGAGCCTAATTATAACTATCGCAAGAGAGTTGGGGAATATTATCAAACACTACTCGATTTAGGTGTATGGCGTGATGTTGTTTTTGATGAAGCTCCGATCCCCGAATGTAGCGTCCTGATTTCTCCTTATTTGCCATACATTTCCGAAGGCTTTATTGAGCAAGCTCTTACTATGGTGGAAAAGGGAACTGTTTGGATCGCTGGCCCTTATACTGGCTTTCGAACGAAAGATCATGCCGTGCACACCGATTATCTTCTAGGAAAACTGGAGGAGCGTATTGGTTTTAAAACTCGATACGTCCTTCAAGCGGCTGAGTTGGATGTGGATATTGGAGGGATTAAAGGGCGCACAAATCAGTTTGCCACCATGTTTAGGCCTGACTCAACGGATGAAGTTCTCGGAGTTTACACAACAAAGCGATTTGAGGGTGCAGCTTGGGGGATACGTCGCAGATATGGTAAGGGAACAATCTACCTGCCCGGAACCGATTTAGATGAGCTGAGTCGCAATGTATTTTTAAGGAGTATTTTTGAGCGAGAAAATATTCGATGTTATCCTACAGATGAGAAGGTAACCGTAGTGCCTTTGGCATCTGAATCTGGTCAAGAAGCAATGGCTTTCTGTAACTGGGGACAGGAAACTAAAGAACTTCCAGTAGCAATTGACAGGGTGTTAGTTGCATCTCGGCAGTTGGACTGTTATGAAGGCAGATTAACGCTTGAACCAGGATCTTGGTTGGTTGCTGAAGTTTCTTTAGATGCGCACGTAGCCAATCCTATGGTGGCCACCACATAATATTTGGGTAATTCAAATGATTGAATGACTACATGCGTCGCTATCGGCCCTCAATTCACTAGTTTTAGGCGATATTACAGTCATTCAACTAATTGATTTTCGTATAACAGATCTCCAAATCCAAATACTCCACAATGAAAATAAGAAAATATACCACACTGGCAGCGTTGCTATTGTTCGTTGCAACATATTCCCATGCACAATTCTTTGCTTATGATGGCTTTGAAACTCCCGGTGATTATACCGATGCCACTGATGTGACTGCACAGTCCGGAGGTGGATCCGGGGATTGGGATACGGTAACGCTCCCCAATTGGAATTCTATTAATGCTGGAGGAACTTTTGAAACAGTAACATCTTCACTGACCTATACTGCTGGTTCTGATACGCTTTTGACGACAACAGGTTCACTTGATAAATCAGTAGGTGGAAACACGATTGTTGATCGTGATTTCAATACGACTCCGTTTATCAGTACCTTTAGTAACACAAGTACAGACCTTTGGTTCAGCCTACTAGTTGCGGCTGAAAGCACAACCGACACATCTTTCAGGCTCACTCGAGATAGTGCTGCTAATGGTCCTTCATTTGAAATTTTAAATGGTAATCTGAGAGCCCAATTCAATAACGATTTCTCTAGTAACTCTGTGCCTCTTACCGATGGGACTACATATTTCCTGCTTGGTCGTGTTCGTCAGGATGCGGGAGCTGGTGGTGAAGATATTTTGGATATGTGGGTAAATCCGGATCTTGACTCTGCTCCCATTGCTGCCGGCGATTTGACTGTAGAAAAGGGTTACGATATTACCATTATCAGTAGGGTCCAAATTCAAAGTCGGAATAATGATTCATTTCATTTCGATGAGTTACGTATCGGTGATTCTTTCAGCGATGTTGCACCAACAGTAATTCCCGAGCCTTCTGTTTATGTATTTGCTGTTGGATTCAGTGCTATTGGACTATTGGTTCGCCGTCTCCGTTTCTTTGCCAAATAACTTTAGAGTATACGAATCAAACAATAGTAACTTTAACAGGAAATATTTGTGCCTCAACATCTGAGGCGCAGAAAGCCGACTGATACTCCAGGGAATCAGCGGTTTTCTTTTTATATGAAATTGAACATGCATCATGCCTGAGAACGCGCCAAATATTCTGCATATTTTTACGGATCAGCAACGTTTTGATACGATCTCTGCGCTGGGAAACCAGTTAATCAAAACACCTAATTTAGATCGTTTAGTTAGAGAAGGAACAGCCTTCCAAAGAGCCTATTCTCCATCTCCAGAATGTGTTCCTGCGAGAGCATCGATGATCACTGGATGGTATCCAACTCGGACGGAGTGTTACTGTAATGAGCAGCCAATGCCGCCTGTGGATACTCCAACGCTGATGAGCCTTCTTTCAGATGCAGGTTATCAGACAATGGGAATCGGCAAGTGTCATTTTTCACCCAATAGCTATGCACTTCGCGGCTTTCAGCAACGTGTCTCACAGGAGGAAACTATCAGTGATCGATCCGCAGATAACTACTCAAAATGGCTTGTGGATAATGGTTGGGGTTGGGTTATTGAACCTCATGGCGTGCGTAGCGATATGTACTATATCCCGCAAGTCAGCGTCTTGCCTGAACACGCTCATCCTGTTGGGTGGATTGGTGACCAAGTGCTGAATTTCCTTGAGACGAAAACCGATAGCGAAAAGCCCTGGTATTGCTATGCAGGATTCATTCATCCACACCCGCCTTTTGCACCACCTATTCCCTGGCATAAAGAATACCGTGCTCCAGAAATGCCACTTCCGGAAATACCGGAAGATTGCGAAGATCTTCTTTCTTTTATCAATCACTTCCAGAATAGATATAAGTACAGGGACCGTGGGTTGGATCTGAACCTTGTGCGTAGTATACGTGCATACTACTATGCATGCATCACTTTTATTGATCATCAGGTGGGTCGCATCCTTGACTCACTTGAGCAAAGCGGTCAGTTGGATAATACCTTGATTGTGTTCTCGGCTGATCATGGTGAATACCTCGGCGACTTTGGCTCCTTCGGTAAACGAGGAATGCATGATGTTTCTGCACGCATACCATTGTTAGTTCGCTGGCCTGCGAAATCGAATGCGGGAACAATCTGCAGTCGTGTTGCATCATTGGTAGACTTGGCTCCTACCTTTCTGGATGTTGCTGGAATATCCTATGATTCGGATGATTTTGATGGCATTAGTTTGCGCCTTATCGCCGATGGAAGTATTCGGCGTGATTCGGTTTACTCTCAATATGGCCGCGCGGAAAACGGTTTGTATATGCTTGTTGGTGAACGTTGGAAGTATGTCTACAGTGCTCCAGATCAAAAAGAGTATTTGTTTGATCTTAAGAGCGATGCGCTTGAGCACACCAACCTTGTTGGACAATTGGAATTTGAGGTAACACTCGGTCAGATGCGTGAAAAATGTATATCATGGCTACATGAGCAAGGTGAGGTCGCGGCTGTTGCTGATGATGATTGGCGCCTATACCCGAAGCAAAAAGTTTCGACTAATCCAGATGATGGCCTCCTTTGTCAGGATCCCCCGTGGTGGGTTAAAGAAAAAGATCTTTTGTAAGTTACATCGTTTCAAGATTCAGATCATAAAATAGTCACAGAATCACAGAACGTTCCGACAAGAAAAACTCTGTCTCCTCTCTGCTTCTAAGGCAATGTCGTCTTACCAAACAGATATCGATTTGGTATTAGAAGCGATTCAAATGATTGAATAATTCAACTGATTGCATGTTCTTGGCGATTTTGAATAGGTTTCTATTAGACCTACAGCCTGACTGCGCTTAATTACACTCAAACATTCAAAATGATATCTCTCCCGTTCTGTGTCATTTGACTTGGTAAATGTTCTGGCTTGGTAGGTTTATTTCAGAAGTGGGAGACTGTAAAGTATGTATAGGACGAATTTATATTATTGGATTGTTAATGGTTTTAGTGAAGTGATGTTTGGCAAGATCGAAAAGAAGTTTTATTACAGGGTAGTCGGTCAATTGTATTCTGCTGTCATATTGACAGTTTCCATTTCATTTAGTTTGTTTCTCACCGTACTGGTTCATGGCTCTACGTTAGATGAATCGACGAATTCAAATGATTTTTTTCGCAGCGTTAGCGCGGTTGATGTGCCGATTGGGACTACTTCTCTCGATGGAGCAGTAAGCGATGACGGGC
The Rubellicoccus peritrichatus DNA segment above includes these coding regions:
- a CDS encoding beta-galactosidase encodes the protein MNKLYLASAWYPEQFPKETWSEDLRTMKQLGLNTVRVGEFAWSCLEPSEGLYETDWLVEAMDLLAEYEIDCVLCTPTATPPLWLLQRYPEIGYVEPDGYRHKHGARQHASYNSPIFRSYASKITDVVARQFGNHRALLAWQIDNELGSHQRRCFSEDSAKKWHVWLKQRYGTIEALNEAWRTVIWSQRYSSFEDVPQPYDLCYYSHNFAVTLNYRRFMADAIAEFQHEQASIVREYSKAPITHNSTARTDDWRLSRTLDFPSSDLYTSNQTPTSIHFRFDSMRNILPGKPFWTMETSCEGFIDGELFKEGWIGCFSFLNYVMGGNGLGYWPWKQQPGGSEIINNSIVYSNGQPATGWQNVEESVEVKKQLEPVLEKYRPLKAEVVCVRSEVNGTYFFEDKAGGLEPNYNYRKRVGEYYQTLLDLGVWRDVVFDEAPIPECSVLISPYLPYISEGFIEQALTMVEKGTVWIAGPYTGFRTKDHAVHTDYLLGKLEERIGFKTRYVLQAAELDVDIGGIKGRTNQFATMFRPDSTDEVLGVYTTKRFEGAAWGIRRRYGKGTIYLPGTDLDELSRNVFLRSIFERENIRCYPTDEKVTVVPLASESGQEAMAFCNWGQETKELPVAIDRVLVASRQLDCYEGRLTLEPGSWLVAEVSLDAHVANPMVATT
- a CDS encoding sulfatase family protein, translated to MPENAPNILHIFTDQQRFDTISALGNQLIKTPNLDRLVREGTAFQRAYSPSPECVPARASMITGWYPTRTECYCNEQPMPPVDTPTLMSLLSDAGYQTMGIGKCHFSPNSYALRGFQQRVSQEETISDRSADNYSKWLVDNGWGWVIEPHGVRSDMYYIPQVSVLPEHAHPVGWIGDQVLNFLETKTDSEKPWYCYAGFIHPHPPFAPPIPWHKEYRAPEMPLPEIPEDCEDLLSFINHFQNRYKYRDRGLDLNLVRSIRAYYYACITFIDHQVGRILDSLEQSGQLDNTLIVFSADHGEYLGDFGSFGKRGMHDVSARIPLLVRWPAKSNAGTICSRVASLVDLAPTFLDVAGISYDSDDFDGISLRLIADGSIRRDSVYSQYGRAENGLYMLVGERWKYVYSAPDQKEYLFDLKSDALEHTNLVGQLEFEVTLGQMREKCISWLHEQGEVAAVADDDWRLYPKQKVSTNPDDGLLCQDPPWWVKEKDLL